CCCGCAAGGACGGTAAGGTCGGCCGGGGGGAGGTCCGTTTCGTGCCGTTGGAAGAGCCGGGCCAACCGGCCCGGGGACTTCTCGCGATCAATCGACTCACGCGGGCCGAAGTGGCTCCGGTCGAATCCTCCGGGAGCGTGGCCGGTGGAGAATCGAGTGGCCTGCTGCGCTCGGTCCATCACCGCGTGAAGAACAATCTCCAGATCATCGCGAGCCTGCTCAATCTGCAAATCGTCGGCATGGACAATCGCGAGGCCAAGGAAGCCCTCCGAGCCAGCCAGAACCGCGTCACCACCATCGCGTTCATCCATCAGCAACTTCACAAGGGGGAGGACTTGACCGAGGTTTCCTTGGCCAAATTCCTCGATCTCCTGGCCCCGCATCTTTTCCATGGCTACCACCGGGAGGACCTCCAGGTGAAGCTGGAAAAGCGGGTCGAGGATTCTTTCCGTGTCTCTATCGAGCAAGCCATCCCCTTGGCCCTCATTTTGAACGAACTGCTGACGAATGCGCTCCTGCACGCCTTTGCCAATCGGCCCACCGGGGAGATCGAAGTCGGGGCCCAGGTCGATCGGGGTCGGGAGCGAGGGGCGGTCGTTTGGGTGCGGGACAATGGAGCCGGCTTGCCGGCCAAGGTCGATCCCCAGCAGTCCCCGGGCCTCGGCCTGCAGATCGTGCAAACGCTTGGCCAACAACTCAGCGCCCAAGTCGAATGGGCTCGCTCCCATGGCACGGAGTGCCGCATCCGTTTTGAGCTGAGGTAGCCTCGGCTGCCGCGAGCGTGGATTTTGGCTGGCAGGAAATCGCCCTTAGGTCATTTTGCGCCCATGGCGGCCTCCAGTCCTTACCCTCTCTCGATTTCCATCGTGACCTGCGATCAGGCGGAGAGCCTAGAGCGCTGCCTGGCAAGCGCCGCCGAGCTGGCCAAGGAAATCGTGATCGTGGACTCCGGCTCCCGCGACCACAGTCGCGAGGTGGCGGAAAAGTACGGGGCCAAGTGGATCGAGCAGGAGTGGCTCGGCTACCGGGACCAAAAAAACTTCGCCCTCGACCACTGCGAAGAGCCTTGGGTCCTGGCGCTCGACACCGATGAAGAACTCTCCGCCCCTCTCAAAGAATCTCTCCGCAGCTTTTTTGACGACGATCTCGTCTACATCTACAGCGGGGCCGAGTTCAACCGGCGAGTCTGGTTCCTCGGCCGCTGGATTTACTATGGCGATTGGTATCCCGATCAAAAGCTGCGTCTTTTCCGGCGTGACCTGGCCCGGTGGGGGGGGAGCATCGAGCATGATCGGATCGACTTGCGGGAGGGCGAAACTCGCTTCCTCGAGGGCGACCTCAATCACTTCTCCTTCCCGGACATGGCCAGCTTTGTTTCCAAAATCAATACCTTCGGCCAGGCTTATCTGGAAAGGCAATTGGCGGCCGGGAAGCGATTTTCGCTGGTCGATGCCGTCTTTCGGCCTTGGTGGCGCTTCTTCCGCTGCTACATCCTGCGGAAAGGCTTTCTCGATGGCTTTGCCGGCTATTGGGTCGCCAAATCGATCGCTTACATGACCTTCGTCCGCCACAGCCGTCTGCGGGAGTATGAGACCCGGGAGGAGCGGCCGCGGGACTGATGCGGTTGGCCATTTTGCACCACCAGTTTGGGATCGGCGGCGGCTTGGAGCGCTACCTCGGTCATTTGGTGAAAGGGTTGGTGGCACGCGGTCACCGTTTGGACGTGATTGCGGGCCGGGTCGCCGGAGAGCGACCCGAGGGAGTGAGCTTTCATGAGTTGGGTCGGTTTCCTGTGAGCCGGACCTGGCGAATGATCGACTTTGTGAAACGAGCCGAGGCCAAGGCAGCCTCACTAGAAGTGGACTGGCGACTTGGCTTCGGACTCACGGGCGTGCAGGACATCCACCGGGCTGGGGGGGGATGCCACGCGGAGTATTCCGCTCTCTTGCCATGGTGGAAACGCTGGGCTCCGAAAAACTTGGTGGAACGCTCTCTCGAGAAGCGACGCTACACCGGCGGGGGCACGCGCCACTTCGCCGTCAATTCCTTCCAGGTGGCCGAGCAGCTTTCCCGGCGTTACGACGTGGATCCCGAGCGCTTCACCGTCCTCCACACGGCCGTGGATTCCGATCTCTATCACCCCGCCACCGGGGGAGCCCAGCGCGCGCAATTTTGTCAGGACCAGGGAATCGAACCCTCTCGACCGCTCTTCCTTTTCGCTTCTTTCGATCACAAGCGAAAAGGATTGGGCGCCCTTTTGGAAGCTTGGCCCGGGTTGAGCGGCACCCTTTGTGTGGCCGGAGAGTGGCCGGATGGCTTTTGGCTTCGCCAAGTCCAACGCTATGGATTGCAGGAGCGGATTCGATGGCTCGGCCCCGACTTGGTCCTAGCGGAGGTTTTGCAGAGCGTGGACGCCTTCGTGCACCCCACCCGCTATGACGCTTGCGCCAATACCGCCCTCCAGGCCATGGCAAGCGGCTTGCCCTGCCTCCTCTCGGCTCGAGATGGGGTGCAGGATCAGGTGCGAGACCGGGAAAATGCCTTCCGACTGGAAGACCCCGAGGATCCCGCCCAACTGCACGCGCTTCTTCTGGAAATGGAGCAAAGCCCGCGAGAGCGCCTGGAAGCGCTGGGGCGGGCGGCCCGGGAGACGGTCGTCCCTTTGACCGCGGCGCGTCACTTGGACGCTTGGGAGTCCCTCTTTGAGAGGCTGGCGTCTGGCCGGGCTTGACGCTGCGGCGCATTCCCTGCTAGGAAAACCTGGCTCTTCCTTGACTCTCATGACTGCCACCTCCGCCCAGCGCCTCTTGATCGGGCTCCTGACCGTCTCGGTCACGACGAGTCTGGTCTGGGCCCTTCTGGAGAGCGATTTTCTCCGCCCGGCCGTCGAGCCCACCCCAGTCAGGGAGGAGGTTCCCTCGATCGCCCACTTGCCAGAAATCCCGGCCCCTGCGCCCCCTGAGATAGTGGAAAGGGAGGAGGGCTCCTCGGAGCTGCCGGCGGATCTGAGCTGGTATGAGGTGCTCGAAATCGTTTGGAGTGGGCTACAGGCGGAAGGGGTTTTGGAATCGCTCGACCAAGAGCAGTTCACCCGGCTGGCGGATGCCTTTGATACCATGAACGAGCGGGGCCCGGTCCTCAGCCCGCCGGCCGCACCGCAAGCCAGGCCAGCCCCTCCCTCCGCGGCCGTCATGAAACGAGAGGCCGCCTCCCTCACGGACTCTTTGGAAGCGGTTGATTCGGCGCTCGATCAACTGATCGAAGGCAGCATCGCCTTCGATCTGCCCTCCATCATGAAGAAGGGGAAAGCGACCCGCATCCAACTCCTGCTCGATCCGAGAAAAACCCAAGAGGAGCTGGCCGCCATAGCCCAAGAAAATGGCTTGGTCGAAAGCGAGCGCATCCTGCTCTCGGACATCATGCTGGCCCGCCTCCAGGGAAATGGCCTCTCCATCTTGGCGCTCTCCAGCGAGCAGCAGGCCGTTTCTTTGGCGGGGCCGACCACCTGGCAGTGGGACGTGACCCCCCAGGCAAGCGGGAAGCAGACCCTGTTTCTCTCTTTGGACGCGCTTCTCTTCGTGGATGGGGAGCGCCAGGCGCGCACCTTGCGAACCTTTGAGCGGGAGATTGAGGTCGAAGTGGCTTGGGGCGAGGACTTGCTCCAAACGCTGCAAGTTCACTGGCAGTGGATGACCGGCAGCGTGTTGATTCCGCTCGGCAGCTTGATCGCTGGAAGACGATTAGGCGGGAGGGGGACGGCATGATCGGCGGTTCGGCGGGCCGCTTGAGATGACTTGGTTCAAGCGGCTGCGTCGGCGCGCAGCTTGGCTTCGATGAAGCCATCGAGCGCGCCGTCCATGACCTCGGTGATGTTTCCGGTTTCATGGTTGGTCCGGTGGTCTTTCACCATTTGGTAGGGCTGAAAGACGTAGGAGCGGAT
This region of Verrucomicrobiota bacterium genomic DNA includes:
- a CDS encoding glycosyltransferase family 4 protein, with the translated sequence MRLAILHHQFGIGGGLERYLGHLVKGLVARGHRLDVIAGRVAGERPEGVSFHELGRFPVSRTWRMIDFVKRAEAKAASLEVDWRLGFGLTGVQDIHRAGGGCHAEYSALLPWWKRWAPKNLVERSLEKRRYTGGGTRHFAVNSFQVAEQLSRRYDVDPERFTVLHTAVDSDLYHPATGGAQRAQFCQDQGIEPSRPLFLFASFDHKRKGLGALLEAWPGLSGTLCVAGEWPDGFWLRQVQRYGLQERIRWLGPDLVLAEVLQSVDAFVHPTRYDACANTALQAMASGLPCLLSARDGVQDQVRDRENAFRLEDPEDPAQLHALLLEMEQSPRERLEALGRAARETVVPLTAARHLDAWESLFERLASGRA
- a CDS encoding glycosyltransferase family 2 protein gives rise to the protein MAASSPYPLSISIVTCDQAESLERCLASAAELAKEIVIVDSGSRDHSREVAEKYGAKWIEQEWLGYRDQKNFALDHCEEPWVLALDTDEELSAPLKESLRSFFDDDLVYIYSGAEFNRRVWFLGRWIYYGDWYPDQKLRLFRRDLARWGGSIEHDRIDLREGETRFLEGDLNHFSFPDMASFVSKINTFGQAYLERQLAAGKRFSLVDAVFRPWWRFFRCYILRKGFLDGFAGYWVAKSIAYMTFVRHSRLREYETREERPRD